The following coding sequences are from one Halictus rubicundus isolate RS-2024b chromosome 11, iyHalRubi1_principal, whole genome shotgun sequence window:
- the LOC143359351 gene encoding parathyroid hormone/parathyroid hormone-related peptide receptor isoform X3, protein MDTYEDIDFNKPNSVDIQNEILKRKAIQCHQKNVSTLGWCPQYWDEILCWPSTAPGDLAIASCPSYIAGFDVQANASRLCMPDGQWFWNNGTNGTWTNYTQCYKHPLVTLLMELPGGQENNETLTKKWFPIVKTISKVGYTVSFLTLVVAFFILALIKRRKLRCSRNMLHMHLFASFILRAFMALMKDILFVSGIALASDVIIINGKTYYLGDEKESSWLCKAFTSFWQYFILANYFWILMEGLYLYNLVFLALFTDVNSSIAGYVCLGWGLPAIFVTCWIVVRILLDNKFCWTTHENPYLFLLIRVPTILSNLINFVLFVNIVRVLLLKLKSTVSEETQRYKRWAKSTLVLVPLFGVHYTVFLGMSYSIGVNETVEVVWLFCDQLFGSFQGFFVAVLYCFLNGEVRTELSRAIRNQKWPRFRPNWMSRPSTHSGSTCSYNTAKLGRRTKRPPWWKDPWLCFFHDKNTRRSTHSMILVREEVV, encoded by the exons GAGGATATCGATTTCAACAAGCCGAACAGCGTGGACATTCAGAATGAGATACTGAAGAGAAAAGCGATACAATGCCACCAAAAGAACGTTTCCACGTTAG GCTGGTGTCCTCAATACTGGGACGAGATACTGTGCTGGCCATCAACCGCACCTGGAGACCTCGCCATCGCCTCCTGTCCATCTTACATCGCCGGCTTCGACGTCCAG GCAAATGCGTCGAGACTGTGCATGCCGGATGGCCAGTGGTTTTGGAATAATGGGACCAACGGCACCTGGACCAACTACACCCAGTGCTACAAGCATCCATTAGTTACTCTTCTGATGGAGTTGCCCGGTGGTCAGGAAAACAACGAAACGCTCACTAAG AAATGGTTTCCCATAGTAAAAACTATCTCCAAGGTCGGCTACACCGTGTCCTTCTTGACGCTGGTCGTTGCTTTCTTCATTCTGGCGTTGATCAA ACGTAGGAAATTAAGGTGCTCGAGGAACATGCTTCACATGCACCTCTTCGCGTCGTTCATACTGCGAGCGTTCATGGCCCTGATGAAGGACATCCTGTTCGTGTCCGGGATCGCGTTGGCCTCTGACGTGATAATCATAAACGGGAAGACCTACTATCTGGGGGATGAAAAGGAGAGCAGCTGGTTGTGCAAAGCGTTCACCAGCTTCTGGCAGTACTTCATCCTCGCTAATTACTTCTGGATACTCATGGAGGGCCTCTATCTGTACAACTTGGTGTTCCTGGCGTTGTTCACCGATGTGAACTCTAGCATAGCTGGATACGTTTGCCTTGGATGGG GTTTGCCGGCTATATTCGTGACCTGTTGGATCGTGGTGAGAATACTTCTGGACAACAAGTTCTGCTGGACCACTCACGAGAACCCTTACCTCTTCCTGCTAATCCGGGTGCCCACCATACTATCTAATCTG ATCAATTTCGTTCTGTTCGTGAACATAGTCAGGGTGCTCCTGTTGAAGCTGAAGTCCACTGTTTCGGAAGAGACTCAAAGATACAA GAGATGGGCAAAGAGCACTCTAGTTCTGGTGCCACTTTTCGGGGTCCACTACACTGTCTTCCTGGGCATGTCCTACAGCATCGGCGTGAACGAGACTGTAGAAGTGGTGTGGCTGTTCTGTGACCAGTTGTTCGGATCCTTCCAG GGTTTCTTTGTAGCTGTGTTGTACTGTTTTCTGAACGGTGAGGTGCGCACGGAGCTGTCCAGAGCAATCCGGAACCAGAAATGGCCCCGGTTCCGGCCGAACTGGATGTCCAGACCGTCCACGCACTCGGGAAGCACCTGCAGTTACAACACGGCCAAGTTAGGCAGGAGGACCAAACGACCACCTTGGTGGAAGGACCCCTGGCTCTGTTTCTTCCACGACAAGAACACTCGACGCTCTACTCACTCGATG ATATTGGTACGCGAGGAGGTAGTCTAG
- the LOC143359351 gene encoding secretin receptor isoform X1 produces the protein MDTYEDIDFNKPNSVDIQNEILKRKAIQCHQKNVSTLGWCPQYWDEILCWPSTAPGDLAIASCPSYIAGFDVQANASRLCMPDGQWFWNNGTNGTWTNYTQCYKHPLVTLLMELPGGQENNETLTKKWFPIVKTISKVGYTVSFLTLVVAFFILALIKRRKLRCSRNMLHMHLFASFILRAFMALMKDILFVSGIALASDVIIINGKTYYLGDEKESSWLCKAFTSFWQYFILANYFWILMEGLYLYNLVFLALFTDVNSSIAGYVCLGWGLPAIFVTCWIVVRILLDNKFCWTTHENPYLFLLIRVPTILSNLINFVLFVNIVRVLLLKLKSTVSEETQRYKRWAKSTLVLVPLFGVHYTVFLGMSYSIGVNETVEVVWLFCDQLFGSFQGFFVAVLYCFLNGEVRTELSRAIRNQKWPRFRPNWMSRPSTHSGSTCSYNTAKLGRRTKRPPWWKDPWLCFFHDKNTRRSTHSMASTQDIGTRGGSLASSRGYLEIAGNGQASLSGAQNQQPRYTSPLCSKYTDQSLLSFCSNVSEVTPCTGTNTDRVRDQHRWSDSECCHLAYELHNLHHGPT, from the exons GAGGATATCGATTTCAACAAGCCGAACAGCGTGGACATTCAGAATGAGATACTGAAGAGAAAAGCGATACAATGCCACCAAAAGAACGTTTCCACGTTAG GCTGGTGTCCTCAATACTGGGACGAGATACTGTGCTGGCCATCAACCGCACCTGGAGACCTCGCCATCGCCTCCTGTCCATCTTACATCGCCGGCTTCGACGTCCAG GCAAATGCGTCGAGACTGTGCATGCCGGATGGCCAGTGGTTTTGGAATAATGGGACCAACGGCACCTGGACCAACTACACCCAGTGCTACAAGCATCCATTAGTTACTCTTCTGATGGAGTTGCCCGGTGGTCAGGAAAACAACGAAACGCTCACTAAG AAATGGTTTCCCATAGTAAAAACTATCTCCAAGGTCGGCTACACCGTGTCCTTCTTGACGCTGGTCGTTGCTTTCTTCATTCTGGCGTTGATCAA ACGTAGGAAATTAAGGTGCTCGAGGAACATGCTTCACATGCACCTCTTCGCGTCGTTCATACTGCGAGCGTTCATGGCCCTGATGAAGGACATCCTGTTCGTGTCCGGGATCGCGTTGGCCTCTGACGTGATAATCATAAACGGGAAGACCTACTATCTGGGGGATGAAAAGGAGAGCAGCTGGTTGTGCAAAGCGTTCACCAGCTTCTGGCAGTACTTCATCCTCGCTAATTACTTCTGGATACTCATGGAGGGCCTCTATCTGTACAACTTGGTGTTCCTGGCGTTGTTCACCGATGTGAACTCTAGCATAGCTGGATACGTTTGCCTTGGATGGG GTTTGCCGGCTATATTCGTGACCTGTTGGATCGTGGTGAGAATACTTCTGGACAACAAGTTCTGCTGGACCACTCACGAGAACCCTTACCTCTTCCTGCTAATCCGGGTGCCCACCATACTATCTAATCTG ATCAATTTCGTTCTGTTCGTGAACATAGTCAGGGTGCTCCTGTTGAAGCTGAAGTCCACTGTTTCGGAAGAGACTCAAAGATACAA GAGATGGGCAAAGAGCACTCTAGTTCTGGTGCCACTTTTCGGGGTCCACTACACTGTCTTCCTGGGCATGTCCTACAGCATCGGCGTGAACGAGACTGTAGAAGTGGTGTGGCTGTTCTGTGACCAGTTGTTCGGATCCTTCCAG GGTTTCTTTGTAGCTGTGTTGTACTGTTTTCTGAACGGTGAGGTGCGCACGGAGCTGTCCAGAGCAATCCGGAACCAGAAATGGCCCCGGTTCCGGCCGAACTGGATGTCCAGACCGTCCACGCACTCGGGAAGCACCTGCAGTTACAACACGGCCAAGTTAGGCAGGAGGACCAAACGACCACCTTGGTGGAAGGACCCCTGGCTCTGTTTCTTCCACGACAAGAACACTCGACGCTCTACTCACTCGATGGCGAGTACACAAG ATATTGGTACGCGAGGAGGTAGTCTAGCCAGCAGCAGAGGATACCTGGAGATCGCTGGAAATGGCCAGGCTTCCCTCTCCGGTGCACAGAACCAACAACCCCGTTACACCTCGCCCCTCTGCAGCAAATACACCGACCAGTCGTTGCTGTCCTTCTGTTCGAAC GTGTCCGAAGTCACACCTTGCACAGGCACGAACACGGACAGGGTACGGGACCAGCACCGCTGGAGCGACTCAGAATGCTGCCACCTAGCCTACGAACTGCACAATCTGCACCACGGACCGACCTGA
- the LOC143359351 gene encoding secretin receptor isoform X2, with protein sequence MDTYEDIDFNKPNSVDIQNEILKRKAIQCHQKNVSTLGWCPQYWDEILCWPSTAPGDLAIASCPSYIAGFDVQANASRLCMPDGQWFWNNGTNGTWTNYTQCYKHPLVTLLMELPGGQENNETLTKKWFPIVKTISKVGYTVSFLTLVVAFFILALIKKLRCSRNMLHMHLFASFILRAFMALMKDILFVSGIALASDVIIINGKTYYLGDEKESSWLCKAFTSFWQYFILANYFWILMEGLYLYNLVFLALFTDVNSSIAGYVCLGWGLPAIFVTCWIVVRILLDNKFCWTTHENPYLFLLIRVPTILSNLINFVLFVNIVRVLLLKLKSTVSEETQRYKRWAKSTLVLVPLFGVHYTVFLGMSYSIGVNETVEVVWLFCDQLFGSFQGFFVAVLYCFLNGEVRTELSRAIRNQKWPRFRPNWMSRPSTHSGSTCSYNTAKLGRRTKRPPWWKDPWLCFFHDKNTRRSTHSMASTQDIGTRGGSLASSRGYLEIAGNGQASLSGAQNQQPRYTSPLCSKYTDQSLLSFCSNVSEVTPCTGTNTDRVRDQHRWSDSECCHLAYELHNLHHGPT encoded by the exons GAGGATATCGATTTCAACAAGCCGAACAGCGTGGACATTCAGAATGAGATACTGAAGAGAAAAGCGATACAATGCCACCAAAAGAACGTTTCCACGTTAG GCTGGTGTCCTCAATACTGGGACGAGATACTGTGCTGGCCATCAACCGCACCTGGAGACCTCGCCATCGCCTCCTGTCCATCTTACATCGCCGGCTTCGACGTCCAG GCAAATGCGTCGAGACTGTGCATGCCGGATGGCCAGTGGTTTTGGAATAATGGGACCAACGGCACCTGGACCAACTACACCCAGTGCTACAAGCATCCATTAGTTACTCTTCTGATGGAGTTGCCCGGTGGTCAGGAAAACAACGAAACGCTCACTAAG AAATGGTTTCCCATAGTAAAAACTATCTCCAAGGTCGGCTACACCGTGTCCTTCTTGACGCTGGTCGTTGCTTTCTTCATTCTGGCGTTGATCAA GAAATTAAGGTGCTCGAGGAACATGCTTCACATGCACCTCTTCGCGTCGTTCATACTGCGAGCGTTCATGGCCCTGATGAAGGACATCCTGTTCGTGTCCGGGATCGCGTTGGCCTCTGACGTGATAATCATAAACGGGAAGACCTACTATCTGGGGGATGAAAAGGAGAGCAGCTGGTTGTGCAAAGCGTTCACCAGCTTCTGGCAGTACTTCATCCTCGCTAATTACTTCTGGATACTCATGGAGGGCCTCTATCTGTACAACTTGGTGTTCCTGGCGTTGTTCACCGATGTGAACTCTAGCATAGCTGGATACGTTTGCCTTGGATGGG GTTTGCCGGCTATATTCGTGACCTGTTGGATCGTGGTGAGAATACTTCTGGACAACAAGTTCTGCTGGACCACTCACGAGAACCCTTACCTCTTCCTGCTAATCCGGGTGCCCACCATACTATCTAATCTG ATCAATTTCGTTCTGTTCGTGAACATAGTCAGGGTGCTCCTGTTGAAGCTGAAGTCCACTGTTTCGGAAGAGACTCAAAGATACAA GAGATGGGCAAAGAGCACTCTAGTTCTGGTGCCACTTTTCGGGGTCCACTACACTGTCTTCCTGGGCATGTCCTACAGCATCGGCGTGAACGAGACTGTAGAAGTGGTGTGGCTGTTCTGTGACCAGTTGTTCGGATCCTTCCAG GGTTTCTTTGTAGCTGTGTTGTACTGTTTTCTGAACGGTGAGGTGCGCACGGAGCTGTCCAGAGCAATCCGGAACCAGAAATGGCCCCGGTTCCGGCCGAACTGGATGTCCAGACCGTCCACGCACTCGGGAAGCACCTGCAGTTACAACACGGCCAAGTTAGGCAGGAGGACCAAACGACCACCTTGGTGGAAGGACCCCTGGCTCTGTTTCTTCCACGACAAGAACACTCGACGCTCTACTCACTCGATGGCGAGTACACAAG ATATTGGTACGCGAGGAGGTAGTCTAGCCAGCAGCAGAGGATACCTGGAGATCGCTGGAAATGGCCAGGCTTCCCTCTCCGGTGCACAGAACCAACAACCCCGTTACACCTCGCCCCTCTGCAGCAAATACACCGACCAGTCGTTGCTGTCCTTCTGTTCGAAC GTGTCCGAAGTCACACCTTGCACAGGCACGAACACGGACAGGGTACGGGACCAGCACCGCTGGAGCGACTCAGAATGCTGCCACCTAGCCTACGAACTGCACAATCTGCACCACGGACCGACCTGA
- the LOC143359352 gene encoding protein obstructor-E, giving the protein MASKTIVHLAIAYGVFVAATPLTNYQRFTSTNNQLDHNIAERQSLGSCPERNGRFPVPNQCDAYIECIDGVPEQKLCPEGLLFNPEARFNYPCGYPIDIDCGGRSNRQPAQPTDDCPHQYGYFKVGDRQNCGQFMNCADGRGYVFDCPEGLAFNPESYRCDWPDQVPDCDAEAFLGFRCPEVRDQGFFGGPQFHRSTHDCQHYYVCVNGRPRLHNCGEGNAFNELYNTCDAAENVTGCEPPESSLLNQQLRRPLF; this is encoded by the exons ATGGCCTCGAAGACGATCGTTCATCTTGCGATTGCCTACGGCGTGTTTGTGGCCGCAACCC CTTTGACTAATTATCAGCGTTTTACGAGCACAAACAACCAACTGGATCACAATATAGCTGAGAGGCAGTCATTAGGTTCTTGCCCGGAGAGAAATGGCCGATTTCCGGTCCCTAATCAGTGCGACGCCTATATAGAATGTATCGACGGTGTACCTGAGCAAAAACTCTGTCCCGAGGGTCTACTCTTCAACCCGGAAGCCAGATTCAATTATCCCTGCGGCTATCCTATCGACATCGACTGCGGAGGAAGGTCTAACCGCC AACCTGCCCAGCCAACGGACGACTGCCCCCATCAATACGGTTACTTCAAGGTCGGAGATCGTCAAAACTGCGGTCAGTTTATGAACTGTGCAGACGGTAGAGGGTATGTTTTCGACTGTCCCGAGGGGTTGGCTTTCAACCCTGAAAGTTATCGTTGCGACTGGCCGGATCAAGTGCCGGATTGCGATGCAGAGG CATTCCTCGGCTTCCGGTGCCCGGAAGTGAGGGATCAAGGGTTCTTCGGTGGTCCCCAGTTCCATCGCAGCACGCATGATTGCCAGCATTATTACGTCTGCGTGAACGGCCGTCCGAGATTGCACAATTGCGGCGAAGGAAACGCGTTCAACGAACTTTACAACACCTGCGACGCTGCGGAAAATGTTACCGGATG CGAGCCACCGGAATCGTCGCTTTTGAACCAGCAGCTGCGCAGACCTCTGTTTTAA
- the Sec61alpha gene encoding SEC61 translocon subunit alpha → MGFKFLEVIKPFCSILPEIEKPRRKIQFREKVLWTAITLFIFLVCCQIPLFGIMSSDSADPFYWIRVILASNRGTLMELGISPIVTSGLIMQILGGAKIIDVGDTIKDRALFNGAQKLFGMVITIGQAIVYVMTGMYGDPTVIGAGVCLLIIIQLFVAGLIVLLLDELLQKGYGLGSGISLFIATNICETIVWKAFSPTTVNTGRGTEFEGAVIALFHLLATRQDKVRALREAFYRQNLPNLMNLLATILVFAIVIYFQGFRVDLPIKSARCRGQYSSYPIKLFYTSNIPIILQSALVSNLYVISQMLAVKFEGNIIVNLLGVWSDVGGGGPARSYPVGGLCYYLSPPESVGHILQDPIHAVLYIFFMLGSCAFFSKTWIDFSGSSAKDIAKQLKDQQMVMRGHRDNSMIHELNRYIPTAAAFGGLCIGALSVLADFLGAIGSGTGILLAVTIIYQYFEIFVKEQSEMGGMSTLLF, encoded by the exons ATGGGAT tcAAATTTCTGGAGGTGATCAAGCCGTTCTGTAGCATACTCCCGGAAATAGAGAAGCCGCGACGAAAA ATCCAGTTCAGGGAGAAGGTGCTATGGACTGCGATCACGTTGTTTATCTTCTTAGTATGCTGTCAG ATTCCTCTGTTCGGCATCATGTCTTCGGACAGCGCAGATCCATTCTATTGGATCCGTGTGATACTTGCATCGAATAGGGGTACTCTCATGGAACTGGGTATCTCCCCTATTGTTACTTCTGGACTGATCATGCAAATCTTGGGTGGTGCCAAGATCATTGATGTTGGTGACACCATAAAGGACAGAGCTCTTTTCAATGGAGCACAAAAAT TATTCGGTATGGTGATCACGATCGGTCAAGCCATAGTGTACGTAATGACAGGAATGTACGGTGACCCCACCGTAATAGGAGCCGGAGTTTGTTTATTGATCATCATCCAGTTGTTCGTTGCTGGATTGATAGTATTGCTGTTGGACGAGCTTCTCCAAAAAGGATACGGATTGGGAAGTGGAATTTCTTTGTTCATTGCGACCAACATTTGCGAAACGATCGTATGGAAAGCATTCTCCCCTACTACTGTCAACACTG GACGCGGCACAGAGTTCGAAGGAGCTGTGATCGCTTTGTTCCACCTGTTGGCTACCAGACAGGACAAAGTTCGTGCTCTTCGTGAAGCCTTCTACAGGCAGAACCTTCCCAACCTGATGAACTTGCTGGCCACCATCTTGGTGTTTGCTATTGTGATATACTTCCAG GGCTTCCGTGTCGACTTGCCAATCAAATCTGCCAGGTGCAGAGGCCAGTACAGTAGCTACCCGATCAAGCTGTTCTACACCAGCAACATACCCATCATCCTTCAGTCCGCCTTGGTATCGAATCTGTACGTAATCTCGCAAATGCTAGCGGTCAAGTTCGAAGGGAACATCATCGTGAATCTCCTGGGAGTATGGTCGGACGTTGGCGGCGGGGGGCCTGCTAGGTCTTATCCTGTAGGAGGGTTATGTTACTATCTATCACCGCCAGAATCCGTAGGACATATACTTCAAGATCCTATACACGCTGTTCTATACATCTTCTTCATGCTGGGGTCTTGCGCTTTCTTCTCGAAGACGTGGATCGACTTCTCCGGCAGTTCAGCCAAGGAT ATTGCGAAGCAGCTGAAGGACCAGCAGATGGTGATGAGGGGGCACAGAGACAACTCGATGATCCACGAGTTGAACAGATACATACCAACCGCGGCAGCGTTCGGCGGTTTGTGTATCGGTGCGTTATCCGTTTTAGCTGATTTCTTGGGCGCGATCGGCTCCGGCACCGGTATCCTTCTCGCCGTGACGATCATCTACCAGTACTTCGAGATCTTCGTCAAGGAGCAGAGTGAAATGGGTGGCATGAGCACGCTGCTCTTTTAA
- the Omd gene encoding integrator complex subunit 5 omd, protein MYNSTGTLSPQDILAEVRKFISGAVRPTHSTSTLDVTRTALSLLRNVPAARDAVLEYFCNVFFVAVTKHVRQIETNQNLAICEESIIAEIHTVLSGFINGNPEAWAPIISAWSLELLGKLSSDYAKRGNLPINAGINDFLQQWMSCRATRTLIDITAQCLQCLMHSDTESCIKALLDTSVLHSPHFDWVVAHVGSCFPNTVITRVLSCGLKDFCSMGYEHNVKNPKLNSVVGILGHLAGSHFQDIRTALLDLFKWSMSEEVAVDEDMKKQKLATVPFLLNLASLSQTLLKAITSDVLQTLKPEIIPRLALFATDWCKYFDNKPEALIDLTVHLVLGCEQGASQIISLLLNTALNTTSVGYHSVNAAQNVKSVCTEILELVLQEIDLLLRTHGPQSANIALLTSIKQELPVILPLLLNESPLRVQTAVRLLCFLGSQSPNILISAASYMLAKSVTNFHLAALIRLVCNNVVLFPSSKCETENMLASHGYFTQVIEQALREINYKNVLEKQERRQLFQNLTTMLKWEKSNKASIFRSKMITNAIKSNLHQISSLLTKTYDFALANDIVQMLDLFSAPEENNFLPNVELTLKLTRAVIQYFFLCVAEEDIISKQQGMKMVCHLLKNFTCYSPCARVLALREILGHTINGDPAKYFGAKEKFEPRFEEMLLLHQNHKQVTSTMLAQKHSSVFHAGVIGHGPRKPPPENTTDKEIIALNKMLLMDVIKACCSTKDSERYPVNLDALTVVSLLLVELVSPDVMYNGLPWPDEEFTKVTIERDLQIRRTFRDVPLLWTLLQLTAWYRPALAYCSVLLRGIAATVMANWNTSEGVSLVSVMALGQLLPPPLASIRDILPVLESHQINTIMKECVWAYMRENVPSPALFTRSEGANIAWRDTDTSMPNVRFTETLRLVLLCNIHTMGPLYATLFYNENK, encoded by the exons ATGTACAACTCAACGGGGACGCTTTCGCCGCAAGATATTTTGGCGGAGGTGAGAAAGTTCATTTCCGGTGCGGTTAGGCCGACTCATAGCACCAGCACTCTCGATGTCACTCGGACAGCATTATCATTGTTGCGAAATGTGCCTGCGGCTAGAGATGCAGTGCTCGAGTACTTCTGCAACGTGTTTTTCGTTGCAGTCACCAAACACGTCCGtcaaatcgaa ACGAACCAAAACTTAGCGATATGTGAGGAGTCGATTATAGCAGAGATCCATACAGTTCTAAGTGGTTTTATCAATGGGAATCCGGAAGCCTGGGCTCCCATCATCTCGGCATGGTCCCTAGAGCTGCTAG GCAAACTGTCCTCCGACTATGCAAAACGGGGCAACCTGCCAATCAATGCAGGAATCAACGACTTCCTGCAGCAATGGATGTCCTGTCGTGCCACTCGTACGCTCATCGACATCACAGCCCAATGTCTGCAGTGTCTAATGCACTCCGACACGGAGTCCTGTATCAAAGCGTTGCTGGACACTAGTGTTCTGCACAGTCCCCACTTTGACTGGGTGGTTGCTCATGTTGGGAGTTGTTTCCCGAACACAGTGATCACCAGAGTGCTGTCCTGTGGATTGAAAGACTTTTGTTCGATGGGCTACGAGCACAATGTAAAGAATCCTAAGTTGAATTCAGTGGTGGGGATCCTGGGCCACTTGGCTGGCAGCCATTTCCAGGACATTCGAACGGCGTTGTTGGATCTGTTTAAATGGAGCATGAGCGAGGAAGTGGCAGTGGACGAGGACATGAAGAAACAGAAGCTAGCCACCGTCCCGTTTCTCTTAAATCTAGCGTCGTTGTCGCAGACTCTTCTGAAAGCTATAACAAGCGATGTATTGCAAACTCTGAAGCCAGAGATCATTCCGAGGCTAGCTCTGTTCGCTACAGACTGGTGCAAGTACTTTGACAACAAACCGGAAGCTCTGATAGACTTGACGGTGCATCTAGTCTTGGGATGCGAGCAGGGCGCGTCGCAGATCATCAGTTTGTTGTTAAACACTGCTCTGAACACCACCAGCGTTGGCTATCATAGTGTAAACGCTGCGCAGAATGTGAAGAGTGTATGTACAGAAATTCTGGAGTTAGTGTTGCAGGAAATCGATCTTCTTTTGAGAACGCATGGGCCTCAGTCTGCGAACATTGCCTTGCTGACTTCGATTAAGCAAGAGTTGCCTGTGATACTGCCGCTGCTTTTAAACGAGAGTCCGCTGAGGGTTCAGACTGCTGTTAGATTGTTGTGCTTCCTAGGGAGCCAAAGTCCTAATATACTGATTTCCGCTGCCTCGTATATGTTAGCCAAGTCTGTGACCAACTTCCATCTTGCGGCTCTGATACGCTTGGTTTGCAATAATGTTGTACTCTTCCCCTCGAGCAAGTGTGAAACTGAAAACATGCTAGCCAGTCATGGTTACTTCACCCAGGTGATAGAGCAAGCACTGAGAGAGATTAATTATAAGAATGTGCTGGAGAAACAGGAAAGGAGGCAGCTCTTCCAAAATCTCACTACGATGTTGAA GTGGGAGAAGTCTAATAAAGCTTCTATCTTCCGATCGAAGATGATCACGAACGCTATAAAGTCGAATCTGCATCAGATCTCCTCTCTGTTGACAAAGACGTACGATTTCGCACTAGCCAACGACATAGTCCAAATGTTGGACCTGTTCAGTGCACCtgaagaaaataatttcctgCCTAATGTGGAACTTACATTGAAGCTGACCAGAGCTGTGATCCAGTATTTCTTCTTGTGCGTTGCCGAAGAAG ATATAATAAGTAAACAGCAGGGGATGAAGATGGTGTGTCACCTGCTGAAGAATTTCACCTGCTACTCCCCCTGTGCCAGAGTTCTAGCGCTTAGGGAAATTCTGGGACACACTATCAATGGCGATCCCGCAAAATATTTTGGCGCCAAAGAGAAATTTGAACCGAGATTCGAGGAGATGTTGCTTCTACACCAAAATCATAAACAG GTTACCAGTACTATGTTAGCTCAAAAACACTCTTCGGTGTTCCATGCTGGAGTGATTGGTCACGGTCCACGGAAACCACCACCTGAAAACACGACCGATAAAGAAATCATTGCTTTGAACAAAATGCTGTTGATGGACGTGATAAAG GCTTGTTGCAGCACCAAGGACTCAGAGCGGTACCCTGTGAACCTGGACGCCCTGACTGTGGTTAGCCTACTGTTGGTCGAGTTAGTGTCGCCTGATGTAATGTACAATGGACTACCCTGGCCCGATGAAGAGTTCACGAAA GTGACCATAGAGAGGGACTTGCAAATCCGGAGGACGTTCAGGGACGTTCCATTATTGTGGACATTATTACAATTGACGGCCTGGTACAGGCCAGCCCTGGCATACTGTTCGGTTTTATTAAGGGGGATTGCTGCAACTGTAATGGCTAATTGGAATACGAGCGAAGGTGTTTCGTTGGTCAGTGTCATGGCGCTGGGTCAATTGTTACCGCCGCCATTGGCTAGCATAAGGgacatcttgcccgtcttggaATCGCATCAG ATCAACACCATCATGAAGGAATGCGTCTGGGCCTACATGCGCGAGAATGTTCCATCCCCAGCGCTGTTCACTCGCAGCGAAGGAGCAAACATCGCTTGGAGAGACACAGACACGTCCATGCCGAACGTGCGGTTCACGGAAACGCTTCGTTTAGTTTTACTGTGCAACATTCACACGATGGGCCCGCTCTACGCCACCctgttttacaatgaaaataaatag
- the LOC143359362 gene encoding protein anon-73B1 — translation MAEADPQLKRLLLPAEETLFEQLIRFGLCVGAVFQIICLLAIVVYQAGPSDGIAALKDDPSDVECSENSPQVTPRRPHRPRKQEKKKRR, via the exons ATGGCAGAGGCTGATCCACAATTGAAACGACTCTTACTTCCGGCCGAAGAGACACTGTTCGAACAATTGATACGATTTGGCTTATGTGTTGGAGCAGTGTTTCAAATTATATGTTTACTGGCCATTGTTGTTTATCAGGCGGGGCCTTCGGACGGCATTGCTGCACTGAAG GATGATCCTAGCGATGTCGAATGCTCAGAGAACAGTCCCCAGGTCACACCTAGGAGACCGCATAGACCGAGAAagcaggagaagaagaaaagacgTTGA